From Segatella copri, the proteins below share one genomic window:
- a CDS encoding IPT/TIG domain-containing protein has protein sequence MKKMKYIFTFLLAACFLVSCDELSMNETIASAPVIESFMPAQGSVGSKIVVTGKALNGVTKALLGEKECEIAERLSNTSLTIEVPNEARTGKITLVNAEGEGVSESEFAVEYPAPLATASSVQREVEMGNKMLISGKNMNVISAVYFTANGGTVKHEATVISKNVNEIVFTVPYVEKDDAHVTFAYYDGTTTQETAADLLPMLNVKRYQPEVTTTEFGDNSVGDEITLTGSYLNKINKVFVGDVECMVSLQTENTLKFVVPYSDKFVDGHNQTSLSITYFDGIETRTLTEQFGVNVPFVYFWKDKVIYGQGRDVESLASFFSPETGLVYANSLWRTAVDPISYKYQANTCAGKNLPKVTEEEYNSVNPYFFFSGVSAGTLQINTPAGSNTQLRNFYMINNSADEYRVTGANGNCYGTPCLSFVYLNPTEPTHKAIIDQIKNGALEKIDEHTFPIDVAGKKIGNISVGAVKQSVNNTVFAPGVFAVGAEKSADVDAFILVIYYNVKGQAANAAENIKRIGFLHIKHVDFKLYNNTKAPSSSRVTFDMYWMKHDYQY, from the coding sequence ATGAAAAAGATGAAATATATATTCACATTCCTACTTGCAGCATGCTTTCTCGTTTCGTGCGATGAATTGTCGATGAACGAGACGATAGCCAGTGCTCCTGTTATAGAGAGTTTTATGCCAGCACAAGGCAGTGTGGGTAGCAAGATAGTTGTCACAGGAAAAGCTCTGAACGGAGTCACCAAGGCTTTGTTGGGAGAGAAAGAATGTGAAATCGCGGAAAGACTCTCTAACACGAGTCTCACGATAGAGGTTCCTAATGAGGCGCGTACTGGCAAGATAACACTTGTCAATGCCGAGGGTGAGGGTGTTTCTGAGAGCGAGTTTGCTGTGGAATATCCTGCTCCTTTGGCTACGGCATCTTCGGTGCAGAGAGAGGTGGAGATGGGTAATAAAATGCTCATCAGCGGTAAGAACATGAATGTCATTTCTGCTGTGTACTTTACGGCTAATGGCGGTACAGTGAAGCACGAGGCTACAGTCATCAGCAAGAATGTCAACGAGATTGTGTTCACGGTACCTTATGTAGAGAAAGACGATGCTCATGTCACCTTTGCCTACTACGATGGTACCACCACTCAGGAAACAGCTGCCGACCTCTTGCCTATGCTCAATGTGAAGCGTTATCAGCCTGAGGTAACTACTACAGAGTTTGGTGACAACAGTGTGGGCGATGAGATAACTCTCACGGGTTCTTATCTGAACAAGATTAATAAGGTGTTCGTGGGTGATGTAGAGTGTATGGTAAGTTTGCAGACAGAGAATACGTTGAAGTTTGTGGTTCCTTATTCCGATAAGTTTGTAGACGGACATAACCAGACTTCGCTGTCAATAACTTATTTCGATGGCATCGAGACACGCACCCTTACCGAACAGTTTGGTGTGAATGTGCCTTTCGTTTACTTCTGGAAGGACAAGGTGATTTACGGACAGGGACGTGACGTAGAGTCATTAGCCTCTTTCTTCTCGCCAGAAACAGGATTGGTTTATGCCAATAGTTTATGGAGAACAGCTGTCGACCCTATATCTTATAAGTATCAAGCTAATACCTGTGCTGGTAAGAATCTACCTAAGGTAACTGAGGAGGAATACAATTCGGTAAATCCTTATTTCTTCTTCTCTGGTGTGAGTGCTGGTACGTTGCAGATCAATACGCCTGCTGGTTCTAACACACAGTTGCGTAACTTCTACATGATCAACAATTCTGCCGACGAATATCGTGTGACGGGAGCCAATGGCAACTGCTATGGAACTCCATGTCTCAGCTTTGTTTATCTCAACCCTACAGAGCCTACTCACAAGGCGATCATCGACCAGATTAAGAATGGTGCTTTGGAGAAGATTGACGAGCATACATTCCCTATTGATGTAGCCGGAAAGAAGATTGGCAATATCAGCGTCGGGGCAGTTAAGCAGTCGGTTAATAATACTGTGTTTGCTCCTGGAGTCTTTGCTGTAGGAGCAGAGAAGTCAGCCGATGTAGATGCCTTCATCTTGGTTATTTATTATAATGTGAAGGGACAAGCGGCTAATGCTGCCGAAAATATCAAGCGCATTGGTTTCTTGCACATCAAGCATGTTGATTTTAAATTGTACAATAATACTAAGGCGCCTTCTTCAAGTAGAGTCACCTTTGATATGTATTGGATGAAGCACGATTATCAGTATTAA
- a CDS encoding RagB/SusD family nutrient uptake outer membrane protein: MKTRIFAILGIVGALSFSSCNLDQYPYSEVASDEYVTEDNSVNDLVMGCYNGLHDVMYYEWAMTELRSDNARMYNNNSSSNTTKLIEQLDQSVINTEHEWVESYWKACYALITRTNNVLASVQVVKNEANKKMYEGEARFLRALEYFNLVRLWGPVFIVTSKTPSDVARNMQRSSVSDVYALIEGDLETIVDQQLLPAKQTDALLGRADMNAAKALLAKVYATHYAVGDEKYQQALNLCKDVLGSETVGNPQTAADLVPYASVFDINNEMNKEIIFAVRYLSGKIGLGSPFGNLFAPINNGANVIVGTANWFNSPSDNLINAYIMEGDETRRNVNIAQKYYNATTGQWVEATYCCKYTNPVTTNFDGESDWPIIRVGDIALLYAELLNETAGPSTEALKYVNMIRERAGIAPYALEQVGNKYDFRMAVRNERRLELAFENQRWFDLKRWDVVTETINEYLSSESFYAGYTYRVNPISNWQTYLPVPVSVTNINPDVAQNAGY, translated from the coding sequence ATGAAAACAAGAATATTTGCAATATTAGGTATCGTGGGAGCCCTCAGCTTCTCCTCATGTAACCTTGACCAATATCCTTATTCGGAGGTTGCTTCTGACGAGTATGTGACTGAAGACAACTCTGTCAACGATCTCGTGATGGGATGCTATAATGGTCTTCATGACGTGATGTATTACGAATGGGCGATGACAGAACTGCGTTCTGATAATGCCAGAATGTACAATAACAACTCTTCCTCCAACACGACCAAACTGATAGAGCAGCTCGATCAAAGCGTCATCAACACAGAGCACGAGTGGGTGGAGAGTTATTGGAAAGCATGCTATGCGCTCATCACAAGAACCAACAATGTACTTGCCAGTGTGCAGGTGGTGAAGAACGAAGCCAATAAGAAGATGTATGAAGGTGAGGCACGATTCCTGCGTGCGCTGGAGTACTTCAATCTCGTGCGACTTTGGGGACCTGTATTTATCGTAACCAGCAAGACTCCGTCTGACGTGGCTCGCAATATGCAGCGCTCTTCTGTGTCTGATGTCTATGCGCTCATCGAGGGCGACTTGGAGACAATCGTCGACCAACAGCTGCTGCCAGCCAAACAGACTGACGCCCTTCTCGGTAGAGCCGATATGAATGCAGCCAAGGCGCTCTTAGCTAAGGTTTATGCCACCCATTATGCAGTGGGCGATGAGAAGTATCAGCAGGCGCTCAACTTGTGTAAGGATGTGTTGGGAAGCGAGACGGTGGGCAATCCACAGACTGCTGCCGACTTAGTACCTTATGCCTCTGTCTTTGACATCAATAACGAGATGAATAAGGAGATTATCTTTGCTGTGAGATACCTCTCTGGCAAAATAGGTTTGGGCTCACCTTTCGGCAATCTCTTTGCACCTATCAACAATGGAGCTAACGTCATCGTAGGAACAGCCAACTGGTTTAACTCTCCAAGCGACAATCTCATCAATGCCTATATTATGGAAGGTGACGAGACAAGACGCAACGTCAATATCGCTCAGAAATATTACAATGCAACGACTGGTCAATGGGTGGAGGCTACTTACTGCTGCAAGTACACCAACCCTGTGACAACAAATTTTGATGGTGAGAGCGATTGGCCTATTATCCGTGTGGGCGACATCGCGCTGCTCTATGCTGAATTGCTCAATGAGACAGCAGGACCATCTACCGAGGCATTGAAATATGTCAATATGATAAGAGAACGTGCTGGTATTGCTCCTTATGCTTTAGAGCAAGTAGGCAACAAGTATGACTTCCGTATGGCAGTGCGCAATGAGCGCCGTCTGGAGTTGGCTTTCGAGAATCAGCGCTGGTTCGACCTGAAACGTTGGGATGTTGTCACTGAGACCATCAACGAATATCTGAGTAGCGAGTCGTTCTATGCTGGATATACCTATCGTGTAAACCCCATCAGCAACTGGCAGACCTATCTTCCTGTCCCTGTTTCTGTGACTAATATCAATCCTGATGTAGCTCAGAATGCTGGTTATTAA
- a CDS encoding chondroitinase-B domain-containing protein, with protein sequence MEVRKHLYEGVLALMLATPMTGEARDYVTSLPGVADCLKKAVAGDRVIIEAGTYRDVDLKWKAVGTKQAPITVEAKPGTVLITGRSSLVMSGKHLVVSGLEFRNGYPSRRSVVEFAGGKDFAQDCNLTRCVIDNYNTEDRSQSKSYIYLSGQRNRVDHCELLRKYNLGVTLLVNLNGANNLNNHHQIDHNYFGPREVYGSNGAETMRIGTSQQSYETSATTVCDNFFDRCSGEVEVISIKSCDNIVRGNYLWECEGVVALRHGKRNLVENNTFVGNGKRNTGGVRVIDSDHVIRNNIFVSLAGQRFFSALGVMNAVPNSLPNRYVQVSDITITDNVYVDCTNLEFGTGADAERTSAPRSIDFKRNRLFVSGTQNPFQMVDKASEVRFADNIMNKNLESLPSGIKIAKVKLPMVPTYQQMISRTIGKLSETAKTAKAEARTVMVAKDADLPQVLAQAEDGDAFVLQGDEYKLVKTVLVQKNVTIRSASGKTLLRSVGTSVPHLMTIDNGGSLEVEGLVFDGRLEPGGSSPETGISTAKTMTTPYKLKVNNCKFINFGENGCAAIRGQKSTFADSLIVTGCLIADCSGGGVDFASEKDDKGRYNAENMLIENCEFRRLLGTPVNVYRGGSDESTAGPYVTVRNCFFYDCCNKQRGSVLRLMGPQYLRVSDCQFFNSGRGGVSVRLDETSWEDVVIERCKFENSGAVLAMRKEVYLNRQNQGL encoded by the coding sequence ATGGAAGTAAGAAAGCATTTATATGAAGGTGTGCTGGCTCTTATGTTGGCAACTCCTATGACAGGCGAGGCACGTGATTATGTGACCTCTCTGCCAGGGGTGGCTGACTGTCTGAAGAAGGCTGTGGCTGGCGACCGTGTCATCATTGAGGCTGGTACTTATCGTGACGTCGACCTCAAGTGGAAGGCTGTAGGTACGAAGCAGGCTCCTATCACTGTGGAGGCAAAGCCGGGCACAGTGCTTATCACAGGGCGTTCTTCGCTCGTCATGAGTGGCAAGCATTTGGTGGTAAGCGGACTGGAGTTTCGCAATGGTTATCCTTCTCGCCGCTCAGTAGTGGAGTTTGCTGGTGGCAAAGATTTCGCACAAGATTGCAATTTGACTCGCTGCGTGATAGACAACTATAATACCGAAGACCGTTCGCAGTCAAAGAGTTATATTTATCTATCTGGCCAGCGCAACAGAGTGGATCACTGCGAATTGCTGCGCAAGTACAACTTGGGTGTAACGCTCCTTGTCAACCTCAATGGTGCCAACAATCTGAACAATCATCATCAGATAGACCATAACTATTTTGGTCCTCGTGAGGTATATGGTTCCAATGGTGCAGAGACCATGCGTATCGGTACTTCTCAGCAAAGCTATGAAACCTCAGCAACTACGGTTTGTGACAATTTCTTTGACAGATGCTCTGGTGAGGTGGAAGTGATATCTATCAAGTCTTGCGACAACATCGTGCGCGGCAATTACCTCTGGGAGTGTGAAGGCGTGGTGGCTTTGCGTCATGGCAAGCGCAACTTGGTAGAGAACAACACCTTTGTAGGTAATGGCAAGCGCAATACGGGCGGTGTGAGAGTGATAGATTCCGATCATGTCATTCGCAACAACATTTTCGTTAGTTTGGCAGGTCAGCGCTTTTTCTCTGCTTTAGGAGTTATGAATGCTGTACCCAACTCTCTGCCCAATCGATATGTGCAAGTCTCTGACATTACAATAACCGACAATGTGTACGTCGACTGCACGAATCTGGAGTTTGGTACGGGTGCTGATGCCGAACGCACTTCGGCTCCTCGTAGCATCGACTTCAAGAGAAACCGTTTGTTCGTTAGCGGCACGCAGAATCCTTTCCAGATGGTAGATAAGGCATCTGAAGTTCGCTTCGCCGACAATATCATGAATAAGAATCTGGAAAGTCTGCCTTCAGGAATAAAAATAGCAAAGGTGAAGCTGCCTATGGTGCCTACTTATCAGCAGATGATTAGTAGGACGATAGGTAAGCTGAGTGAGACAGCGAAAACCGCTAAGGCAGAGGCTCGCACTGTCATGGTAGCCAAGGATGCCGACCTTCCTCAGGTGTTGGCTCAGGCTGAGGATGGCGATGCCTTTGTGCTGCAAGGCGATGAGTACAAGTTGGTGAAGACCGTCTTGGTGCAGAAAAATGTGACTATACGCTCGGCTTCTGGCAAAACGTTGCTTCGCTCGGTGGGGACCTCAGTGCCCCATCTCATGACCATAGATAATGGGGGAAGTCTTGAAGTAGAAGGCCTTGTCTTTGATGGTCGCTTAGAACCTGGCGGGTCTTCGCCAGAGACAGGTATCTCTACAGCCAAGACCATGACAACTCCTTATAAGTTGAAGGTAAACAACTGTAAGTTTATCAACTTTGGTGAGAATGGCTGTGCTGCTATTCGTGGACAGAAATCCACCTTTGCCGATAGTCTGATTGTTACGGGTTGTCTCATTGCCGACTGTTCTGGTGGTGGTGTCGACTTTGCATCCGAGAAGGATGACAAGGGACGTTACAACGCCGAGAATATGCTGATCGAAAACTGCGAGTTCCGTCGTTTGTTGGGCACACCTGTCAATGTGTATCGTGGCGGTAGCGACGAGAGTACGGCAGGACCTTACGTCACTGTGCGCAACTGTTTCTTCTACGATTGTTGCAACAAGCAGCGTGGTAGCGTCTTGCGATTGATGGGGCCACAATACTTGCGTGTTTCTGACTGCCAATTCTTCAATAGTGGTAGAGGCGGAGTAAGTGTTCGCCTGGACGAAACTTCTTGGGAGGATGTGGTGATAGAGCGTTGCAAGTTCGAGAACTCAGGTGCGGTACTTGCCATGCGAAAAGAAGTATATTTGAATCGACAAAATCAAGGTTTGTAA
- a CDS encoding heparinase II/III domain-containing protein: MKRLLSIFFFCALGLVATMAQHPKLLLTQEELGYMKKHINEVPAFGRVVDDLVQKADEACAAAIQVPTPIDGGGGAVHEQHKSNYYAMFHAGLAYQYTGNKKYADFVAQMLMEYAQKYPKWGLHPVSLSPVPGRLFWQTLNESVWLVHTAMAYDCVYDALSAKQRKFIEKNLLFNMADFIMNGYGEHKRNHEMFNRMHNHATWATSAVGMVGMATGNQSLVRKALYGTDETGKNGGFLRQMDYLFSPDGYYTEGAYYQRYAIWPFVVFAQCIDHCMPELNVFHRRNGILVKALDALVQMSYEGEFFHINDALEKGLSAQEMVYAANIIYGKFPENKSLLAVMKNYQTYVLPIAGGFMAQRDMAKEESHALVQRSCVLSDGRDGKDGGLAIMRPRSSEYNSAITLKATSQGMGHGHYDKLAMAYYDNGHEILTDYGASRFLNIEAKHGGHYTKENNTYAKQTIAHNTVVVDQNSNYGGKLKVAEQYHANIVEADFSHDGWQMVMARDTNAYPGVDMLRTIVYAKVSFLERSLICDVFRLKSDKVHDYDYPLWYNGHLVSVNYPYQRNLDQMAPLGQKAGYQHLWLEATGQNTASSTSCLTFFKANRFYSVNYASSPTSEFKFVALGANDPDFNLQHRSGYIIREKGKKNHTFAVSIETHGEYDVLRETSRDLITSCEKLEILFEDDSQLVLHGVYAGHDLFLLLADDEAHEHTVQVGNKTFRWNGRVDIQYIH, translated from the coding sequence ATGAAACGACTATTATCAATCTTTTTCTTCTGTGCCTTGGGGCTTGTTGCTACCATGGCGCAGCATCCCAAACTCTTGCTTACTCAAGAGGAGTTGGGATATATGAAAAAACATATAAACGAAGTTCCTGCTTTCGGACGAGTGGTAGACGACTTGGTGCAAAAAGCTGATGAGGCTTGTGCTGCAGCCATACAAGTTCCTACTCCCATCGACGGAGGTGGAGGTGCAGTACACGAGCAGCATAAAAGCAACTACTATGCAATGTTTCATGCAGGATTGGCATATCAGTACACGGGCAACAAGAAATATGCTGACTTCGTGGCTCAGATGCTTATGGAGTATGCGCAGAAATATCCTAAGTGGGGGCTCCATCCTGTCAGCTTGTCGCCAGTACCTGGTCGCCTCTTCTGGCAGACGCTCAATGAGAGCGTGTGGCTCGTTCATACCGCAATGGCGTACGACTGTGTGTATGATGCCCTGTCTGCCAAGCAGCGTAAGTTCATAGAGAAAAACTTACTCTTTAATATGGCAGACTTCATTATGAACGGCTATGGGGAGCATAAGCGCAACCATGAGATGTTCAACCGTATGCACAACCATGCCACATGGGCCACTTCGGCTGTGGGTATGGTGGGTATGGCTACTGGTAACCAATCACTGGTGCGCAAGGCCTTGTACGGCACGGATGAAACAGGCAAGAATGGTGGATTCTTGCGCCAGATGGACTATCTCTTCTCTCCTGACGGCTATTACACCGAAGGGGCTTACTATCAGCGTTATGCCATCTGGCCCTTTGTGGTGTTTGCTCAATGCATCGATCATTGTATGCCCGAGCTTAACGTCTTCCATCGTCGTAACGGAATCCTTGTGAAGGCATTAGATGCTTTGGTGCAGATGTCATACGAGGGAGAGTTCTTTCATATCAACGATGCTCTGGAGAAAGGTCTTTCTGCTCAGGAGATGGTTTATGCTGCCAATATCATCTATGGTAAGTTTCCTGAAAACAAGTCGCTGTTGGCTGTGATGAAAAACTATCAGACTTATGTTCTGCCTATAGCTGGAGGGTTTATGGCGCAGCGCGATATGGCAAAGGAGGAATCTCATGCCCTCGTACAGCGCAGTTGTGTGTTGAGCGACGGAAGAGATGGTAAGGATGGCGGTTTGGCTATCATGCGACCACGCAGTTCTGAATACAATAGTGCCATCACACTGAAGGCTACATCGCAAGGTATGGGACATGGACACTACGACAAACTTGCCATGGCTTACTACGACAATGGGCACGAAATATTGACCGACTATGGAGCTTCGAGATTCCTCAACATAGAGGCAAAACATGGCGGACATTATACCAAGGAGAACAATACCTATGCCAAGCAGACCATTGCCCATAACACGGTGGTGGTGGATCAGAACAGCAACTATGGCGGTAAGCTGAAAGTGGCAGAGCAGTATCATGCTAACATTGTTGAAGCTGACTTCTCTCATGATGGTTGGCAGATGGTGATGGCTCGCGATACCAATGCCTATCCTGGTGTAGACATGCTGCGAACTATCGTCTATGCCAAGGTGTCCTTCCTCGAACGCTCTCTGATATGCGATGTGTTCAGATTGAAGTCTGACAAGGTGCACGACTACGATTATCCGTTGTGGTATAATGGTCATCTGGTATCGGTGAATTATCCTTATCAGCGTAACTTAGATCAGATGGCGCCTCTGGGTCAGAAAGCGGGTTATCAGCATCTATGGCTTGAGGCTACAGGACAGAATACCGCTTCATCGACTTCATGCCTTACGTTCTTTAAGGCCAATCGATTCTATTCAGTCAATTATGCCAGCAGCCCTACTTCTGAATTTAAGTTTGTCGCCCTGGGAGCTAATGACCCTGACTTCAACTTGCAGCATCGCTCGGGCTATATCATCCGCGAGAAAGGCAAGAAGAACCACACCTTTGCGGTTTCAATAGAGACTCATGGAGAGTATGATGTCTTGCGCGAAACCTCTCGCGATCTCATCACCTCCTGCGAGAAACTGGAGATTCTGTTTGAGGACGACTCTCAGTTGGTGTTGCATGGTGTGTATGCTGGTCATGACCTCTTCTTGCTGTTGGCTGACGATGAGGCTCATGAACATACCGTACAGGTAGGCAACAAGACATTCCGATGGAATGGAAGAGTAGATATTCAGTATATTCATTAA